A segment of the Aridibaculum aurantiacum genome:
TTGATGTGTTCTTAATGGATTTGATATTGATTGTTTCACTGTTGTTACATAACCAAAAGCCTGTTAATAGTAAAACAGTACTTAGATATGGCTGGCAATTTTTGACATCAATAGAGCAAAGCGGCAAACCATTATAATTAAGAAAGTGCCTAAGCTCCGAACGCATATTGGTTAGCGGTGTATGTAAACGGTAAACATTATTATCCAGTTTAGCTGGCAGCTCGCCGTCGGCAATATTGTTTATGCTCAACTGGGCAGCCATATACTGTGTAACCGGGTCTTTGGCTTTGCCGGTTTTTAAATCAATATCCTGGAGCTCCGGATTTGCCAACTTACGGTCACGGTCGGCGGTGATGAACTTCATTGCCTGCTCATAATCAATTTGCAGCCCGTCATCCAGCCACCGCAGCAGGTGTGCAACACTTTTCTTCATTTCCTTCGTGTATTTGCTGTCGGCTCTCTGATGTTTTATCAGCGTCCTGTTTGTTATAGTCACCGCCTGTAAACCGGTTCTGTATTTTGTTGTAAACCGATACCCTTTCGATTTACCACCAATATGTTTTTCATTAACTCCGGCTGGAATATAACTGCCGTCAGTTTGCAGAATGCCGTTTTGTAGAAGGTATTTAAAGTAGCCGGGATAATCAGGCACCCGCTTTTTAAGAATGCGGGAATAGATGGGGACAAAACCGTCAACAATTTCAAGGTCTTTGTTGATGGCTGGTATATAGGATACCAGGTGAAGGATGTGGACTAACTTGTCTCTGTCAAATTTAGGAATATTGGATGGCGGGTTTTCTATCAGCAACTCGTCTATATCCAAGTTCTCTGGAATGTACTGCTTCATAAATCTGGTGATGATGATTATTCATAATTGCTCGTCTTTTCATATAGCTGGTTTTGGAAAATGGTTATGGTTTCGATAATTAAGCACAGGCGAATTAGGCAGCGTTGCGTTTATTGCCGTTCAGCACCTGCATAACATCATTGTAGGAATAATAGATAGTGCCGCCCATTTTTGTAAATGGCAGTGTACCATTGATGCGCAGGTTTTGCAATGTGCCTGGAGAGCAATTGAGGAGCTTCATCACATCAGAACTCTTTAGCCACTCTTTCTGGTCGGATGCCGGTTGGATTATTCTTCTTATCTCTTCCAGCAGTTCCGTTTTAAAGTTTTTCATGTCTTCCCGGGTCAGAATTTCTAAGTTCATTTAATTCAAATTTTCGTGCTTTAATTTAATTAATTTATACTACCCAAATTTACCGATTTATGCTGCTAAATAATTACGGATTTTATGCACAATATGTGCATAGTTTTCAACGTAAAACTTGCCAGAAACCGCTTTTTGCTAACGTTTTTTAGCATTGTAAACTATTATAATATCAAGACACTTTTTTGAGTGTTTTACCTTCCGATTTGCTCGCAAACTTTGCCTTCAATAATTGCATATCATCACTAACCTTTCTATCTACAATTTTTGCATAGTGCTGCGTGGTACGAACAGACTTGTGACCAAGCATCTTGCTGACACTTTCTAATGGCACCCCATTGGTTAGTGTAACGGTGGTGGCAAATGTGTGGCGGGCTAAATGTGATGTGATGTTTTTAGTGATGCCGCATAGGTCGGCAATCTCCTTCAGGTAACCGTTCATCTTCTGATTTGTCAGTACAGGTAACAGCCTGTTATCTGCCTGGCACTTTGGATTGTTTGCATACTTCTCAATAATGCCAGCCGGAATAGGTAACAAAGGAATGCTGGAACGGGTGTCTGTTTTGGTTCGGTTTATCTTAATCCACTTCTCGCCATCAATACCCATGATGATGTGGTCTTTTGATAGCTTCTTTACATCGGAATAAGCCAAGCCAGTGAAACAGCAAAAAAGGAAAATATCTCTCACCTGTTCCAGCCGCTGGGTCGGAAACTGCTTTGCTGCAACTGCATCCAGTTCAGCTTCTGACAGGCACTCTCTTTCTACTTCACGCAACGTGATTTTGTAATTGGTGAACGGGTCTCTTTCTAACCAACCATTACCAATGCAGATGCGGATAATCTTCTTGAAGTTGGTAATGTACTTAATGGCGGTATTATGGCTGCACTTCCGGACAGTCTTTAGGTAGTATTCAAATTCTGTAATGAACTCGTAATTGATTTGCTTAATCTCCAGGTCCGAAACATTGTACTTCCACTGAATGAACTCCTGTGTGTGGCTTAGTGCGGTGCAATACCGTTCGTAAGTGCCGAAAGAGAAATCTTTGTTCAGCAGTTCTTTTACCTGGTTGTTGTGGTACTGGAAAACTTCAATGATGGTTTTGCCTTTTTCGGTAATGCCGAGGTAAGCATTTTTCACCGTTTCGGCGGTGATTGGTTTGTTGGCTTCCATCAGCAGCCGGTAGTGCTCATTGAGTTTCAAACGAACAGCAGCCAAGTAAGCATTGATGCTTTTGCTTTCTTCGGTAGTGCCTTTTACAACACCTGCATTTGATACCCACTTTTCAGGGTCAACGCTGCGTTTGATGGAAAACTCTGTGCGAATTTCATTGATTGTAATTCTGGCGTAGATGGGAGCTTTGCCAGTTTCATCAGCTTTAGACTTTTTAAGCTGAAATGAGAGGTGCATTGGAGTGCTCATTTGCTGGTGATTTTGTTCTTTAAATTTAAGAAAAAAAGGGCAAAAAAGCAAGGTGCAATTATCCACAATTAATTGAAAAACAGTGGATTAAGTTAGTTACCGAGACCTGAAAAAGTGAATAACACGAGGTCTCGATTTAGACCATTTTTTATGCGAAAAATTGAATGATTTGGTGAGGGGCTAAAAACAAAAAACCCCGTAAACATTGAGTTTGACGGGATTTAGTACCATTTGATATACTATCTGGCGGAGAGAGAGGGATTCGAACCCCCGGACCTTTAACAGTCAACGGTTTTCAAGACCGCCGCAATCGACCGCTCTGCCATCTCTCCGGCGCAAAAGTACATTCTGAGATATATCTACCAAAAAATCTTTCAGATATTTTATTTCTTAATCCTAACGCGCCATGCACGCCCTGGAGAAGTATCAGGAATAGCCATACAGGAACACTTGAATCAGTTTGAGTTTAGATGATGTTTATACGACCATATCACACACCAAGTCATCACTTACGACTTCTTATGATTGCAGTCAACCTATCACTTGCTTCATAACAAAAATGATCGGCCTTGCAGTTAGTATTCTGTTTCAGATTGTTGTTCTGTCAGCATTGAAACAAGCGGATCCTTTCGTGTGTCAGGCATTGTATGCTTCATTTATAAAATGTCATTATTGCGGTGTTCTATCAAAACAAGTGGATGCTTTAATGATGAATTCGCAATAAATAGCCAGCCACTGTAGCTTTTGTTGAATATTATTCAAATATTAAAACTGCCAATAATCAGTGGCGGCAGTG
Coding sequences within it:
- a CDS encoding helix-turn-helix domain-containing protein, which encodes MNLEILTREDMKNFKTELLEEIRRIIQPASDQKEWLKSSDVMKLLNCSPGTLQNLRINGTLPFTKMGGTIYYSYNDVMQVLNGNKRNAA
- a CDS encoding site-specific integrase, whose amino-acid sequence is MHLSFQLKKSKADETGKAPIYARITINEIRTEFSIKRSVDPEKWVSNAGVVKGTTEESKSINAYLAAVRLKLNEHYRLLMEANKPITAETVKNAYLGITEKGKTIIEVFQYHNNQVKELLNKDFSFGTYERYCTALSHTQEFIQWKYNVSDLEIKQINYEFITEFEYYLKTVRKCSHNTAIKYITNFKKIIRICIGNGWLERDPFTNYKITLREVERECLSEAELDAVAAKQFPTQRLEQVRDIFLFCCFTGLAYSDVKKLSKDHIIMGIDGEKWIKINRTKTDTRSSIPLLPIPAGIIEKYANNPKCQADNRLLPVLTNQKMNGYLKEIADLCGITKNITSHLARHTFATTVTLTNGVPLESVSKMLGHKSVRTTQHYAKIVDRKVSDDMQLLKAKFASKSEGKTLKKVS